In the genome of Halobacterium noricense, one region contains:
- a CDS encoding Bug family tripartite tricarboxylate transporter substrate binding protein: MPSEGNRHSVDRRSFLKYSGAASVAALSGLAGCSGGGDSGDDSYPSGDLRYIVPFSEGGGTDTYARQIIPEMGNELGVNIAIENLPGAASLRGTGQLYNSDSDGSTFGGFNPPSTPVSAMVNPPEFDLQDLVGVGAYARTPFVIVSNPKYEIENMNDLLSRYQSGELTTFGGKERGGVDHVLALLMKGNSEYNLSFEQYVGYAGSGPAVQAVISDEIPASISTDTAAAAAASDNSVNTVACLSSEGTSVFPDLQSVTDEGLPNIDYLGQLRRGMFLPPETPDNVVETLSGALETALQTDRVQEWSENTGNVIEYGPPEAAENAVANAFEKVPKNVDLEAIRNSN; this comes from the coding sequence ATGCCAAGTGAAGGCAATAGGCACTCGGTAGATCGGCGATCGTTCCTTAAATACTCCGGAGCAGCATCGGTAGCTGCTCTGTCCGGCCTAGCCGGCTGTTCTGGCGGGGGCGACTCTGGGGATGACTCCTATCCATCTGGTGACCTCCGATATATCGTCCCGTTCTCGGAAGGTGGGGGTACGGACACCTACGCCCGTCAGATCATCCCTGAGATGGGTAACGAACTCGGCGTTAATATCGCAATCGAGAACCTTCCCGGGGCAGCGTCCCTTCGTGGCACCGGCCAGCTCTACAACTCCGACTCGGACGGCAGTACGTTCGGCGGATTCAATCCGCCATCAACGCCAGTCTCTGCGATGGTCAACCCACCAGAGTTCGACCTCCAAGATCTGGTTGGTGTTGGCGCGTACGCACGTACACCCTTCGTCATCGTCTCGAACCCCAAATACGAAATTGAGAACATGAATGACCTGCTCAGCCGCTACCAGAGCGGGGAACTCACCACCTTCGGCGGGAAAGAGCGAGGTGGCGTGGACCACGTTCTCGCTCTCTTGATGAAGGGGAACTCCGAGTACAACCTTTCCTTTGAGCAGTACGTCGGATATGCAGGGTCTGGGCCTGCAGTGCAGGCAGTTATCTCCGATGAAATCCCGGCATCGATTAGTACGGACACCGCCGCCGCAGCCGCTGCTTCTGACAACAGTGTCAACACTGTTGCGTGTCTTTCCAGCGAGGGTACCAGTGTCTTCCCGGACCTCCAGTCCGTCACTGACGAGGGCCTCCCGAACATCGACTACCTTGGTCAACTTCGTCGGGGAATGTTCCTGCCTCCCGAGACGCCAGATAATGTTGTTGAGACGCTCAGTGGCGCGCTCGAGACGGCTCTCCAGACCGACCGCGTTCAAGAGTGGTCCGAAAACACCGGGAACGTTATCGAGTACGGCCCGCCTGAGGCGGCTGAGAACGCTGTTGCGAACGCCTTCGAAAAAGTCCCGAAAAACGTCGATCTTGAGGCCATCCGAAACTCCAACTAA
- a CDS encoding tripartite tricarboxylate transporter TctB family protein: protein MTVQELYQHLVEDVIDPEKALLTVMTIMSGYMLWGTTQFDITSAARFPRLTASVVFIGSILLLAREYLPDPIEQAIVSEGAAFEADEEFTERKEEMEEEIAAEAEGGVSAVDRPIHDSMFTALAVIGYALMGYAIGLLWATPLFVITYARWFRIDPLRTVVLAVIGFAIAYSFMVVLNVPIDAGKVVLTGGAPWLP, encoded by the coding sequence ATGACCGTACAAGAATTGTATCAGCACCTCGTCGAAGACGTTATAGATCCTGAAAAGGCACTGCTAACCGTAATGACAATCATGTCAGGATACATGCTCTGGGGAACTACGCAGTTCGACATTACTAGCGCCGCTCGATTCCCCAGACTTACCGCATCAGTGGTTTTTATTGGGTCAATCCTTCTCCTGGCCCGAGAATACCTCCCGGACCCAATTGAGCAAGCAATTGTTAGCGAGGGAGCAGCGTTCGAAGCAGACGAAGAGTTCACCGAGCGCAAAGAAGAAATGGAGGAGGAAATTGCCGCTGAAGCCGAAGGCGGGGTCTCTGCGGTCGACAGGCCCATACATGACTCGATGTTCACAGCGCTCGCGGTCATCGGCTATGCGCTAATGGGCTACGCAATTGGGCTCCTCTGGGCTACACCGCTGTTCGTTATCACCTACGCGCGTTGGTTCCGTATTGACCCACTTCGGACAGTTGTCTTGGCAGTAATCGGTTTCGCCATCGCGTACAGCTTCATGGTCGTCCTCAACGTGCCAATAGATGCTGGTAAAGTCGTCCTTACCGGAGGTGCACCATGGCTGCCATAG